One genomic window of Leopardus geoffroyi isolate Oge1 chromosome C3, O.geoffroyi_Oge1_pat1.0, whole genome shotgun sequence includes the following:
- the CHRAC1 gene encoding chromatin accessibility complex protein 1 isoform X2, giving the protein MADAVAGRDRCGEQRLVSLPLSRIRVIMKSSPEVSSINQEALVLTAKATELFVQYLATYSYRHGNGKERKALTYSDLSNTAEESETFQFLAGAKVYHDLAQEDIISFVRVCL; this is encoded by the exons ATGGCGGACGCGGTCGCGGGCAGGGACAGGTGCGGGGAGCAGCGGCTCGTGTCGCTGCCGCTGTCCCGCATCCGGGTCATCATGAAGAGCTCGCCCGAGGTGTCCAGCATCAACCAGGAGGCGCTGGTGCTCACGGCCAAAGCCACG gaaCTCTTTGTTCAGTATCTAGCCACCTATTCCTACAGACATggcaatggaaaagaaaggaaagcactCACTTACAGTGATTTATCAAATACTGCAGAGGAATCGGAAACTTTTCAGTTTCTTGCAG GTGCCAAAGTTTACCATGACCTGGCACAGGAAGACATTATTAGTTTTGTCAGAGTATGTTTGTAA
- the CHRAC1 gene encoding chromatin accessibility complex protein 1 isoform X1, producing MADAVAGRDRCGEQRLVSLPLSRIRVIMKSSPEVSSINQEALVLTAKATELFVQYLATYSYRHGNGKERKALTYSDLSNTAEESETFQFLADILPKKILASKYLKMLKEKREEDEENDTDDGSNGDEAES from the exons ATGGCGGACGCGGTCGCGGGCAGGGACAGGTGCGGGGAGCAGCGGCTCGTGTCGCTGCCGCTGTCCCGCATCCGGGTCATCATGAAGAGCTCGCCCGAGGTGTCCAGCATCAACCAGGAGGCGCTGGTGCTCACGGCCAAAGCCACG gaaCTCTTTGTTCAGTATCTAGCCACCTATTCCTACAGACATggcaatggaaaagaaaggaaagcactCACTTACAGTGATTTATCAAATACTGCAGAGGAATCGGAAACTTTTCAGTTTCTTGCAG atatattacCAAAGAAGATTTTAGCTAGTAAATATCTGAAAATGCttaaagagaagagggaagaggacgAGGAGAATGACACGGATGACGGAAGTAATGGGGACGAAGCAGAGTCCTAA